GGAGgcctgtttattttctttagatGCACTACTAGCCACATTGTGAGGGATTCATTAgtgcattttacagaaaataaacGCTTGCTTGGTTATGTTTCAGCAGAATGTAATAACTTCATGTTCTAATTTAGCCTCAGAAAAGAAACTAGGGAATATTCTAATGCCCGTAATTGCTAATGTAATGAATGTAGTTACAATAATAGCAAATGGTGGTAGATTAAAGATTTTGTCATTAGGCTAGATGAAGATGCTCTGGAGGAAGTGGTTTATGATGGGGTCCTCCTAATACTTCATTACCAAACAATAATTTCCCCATATCTTCCGTTTCATCTAAAAGATGTTAATGAGTGGTCATTCTTATGTTAGGCTGTTTGTTAGTCCGTCTTATGTTTGATATATTTTCTGCTTTAACATGCAGGAGATGCACGTCAATGTAATGAAGTAATAAGATGTTTGTGTCCTGTATGTTGCAGAATGGCTTCGATGAAGTGTTTCTGAAGGATTCGTTGCTGGAGAGAATAAAGGATGACGTGCCGGAGGTTGTGATGTCTGCCATTACAGCACTGGAGGTCAGATAACCAATTGATGCACAAACGTTTGATTTCATTGATTTCTCTTGACGTGGAGATGAAATGCCTGTTGTGGTTTCCAACAGCTTCACTTAGGCTTTGTGGATTCAGAGGAGACGTCCTCAGGTTTGATTGCTCTTCTGCACCGCACCAAACCATCAGCTGATTGGTTAGTTATTCTGGAACAACGCCTTTGTTTCCTTAAAGGAATCGTTTGACTTGACTGGTCTTGTATTCTGCAGGTGTTTGGTGCTGAAGGAGGCTGTGCGTGTTCTCGATGACCCGCGTGTGGTCGAGGGCAGGCCGGATCTGAAGGCGCAGGTTACGTGGGATCTCCTGCCATTCCTGGTGGTGATGGGTGCAGAGCCCGAGTGTTTAGAGCTGCAGCTCGCATCATGTGTCGCTGGAACTACTCTGATCTCCCAGCATCCTCTGACCAAAGGATGGGCCAAAGGTTGCTACCGATGACATTTCAATTCATTTATAGTCCTTAGaataaatgacatgttttcttCACGTTTAACATCTGACCCAGAATGTTTAGTGAGAGCATTGGGATTTGATtgggttttacatttttatgcaagCACTTGCTTTGTATAAGCATTAGCCAATCAAACCAGGTACATTTCATGTTGTCTTAATTCGTAGTGCTGAAGGAAGTTCAGGCCAAAACCCCTCCATCAGACATGATGGAGATGGCCAACCAAATGCTAACAACAACTCTGATAAAGAACCTGGCCGACATGGATCACACGACCAGACGCAACACTGTAAGACTCGAACCTTAAAAACGGATTCATGTTTTGATATACATATGGAGTATATaagtccatgtgtgtgtgtgttgcagctTGAGAATGTGTGTAAGGTCGTGGGCCGTCAGGGCAGCAGCGTGCGGGAGAGAGCAGCGTTTGTCGTCTTGTGCTTCACGCTTCTTCAGAGTCTGGAGTCGATGACTGAGAGTCAACATCTGCACACGGCTCAGAGTGTCTACAAACTCCTGGAGCCTTCCCTGCTTCACATCTCCACGATCCAGGAGGTCGGACCCCCGACAGTTACTGCAAACCCCATCACAGcttattacacagctacttGCCACAAGAGTCATTTTttagacaaaaatgtaaatgttttagtgGAGCGTTTGTAAAAATGACGTTTTTGCTAGTGGCTTTAAACCAATACACAAAGTCGAAAGAAGACAAACATGCCTTCTCTTATTAGCTAGGcatgtttatattataataattataataagtaTTAAACTGCACCGCTCAACATGTCCCTTCATGAGCAGTTTTAGGCAGTTGTTATTGATTGTTCATGGTATACATGCGAAACAGTATTACTTCGTAATATTGAATAAaacattcacaaatacttcATGCATCCAAATGTATTGCATTTCATTTCTGTCACATTAGGTGTCTGATGTGGGGTCGGGTGTGTGCGTGCCGGTGTGTGTTGGCCTGGGTAAGTTCCTGCAGAAGTCGAACTCTGGTCTCAGTGCAGAGCGAGAACACAGCCTCCTGCTTCTCTCACTCCTGCGGCTGTTCATCACTGCCCTCAAATGCCCCAAATCCACATTTAAAGGTACAGGACTCAATGCGTGTTTTATTAGGGAAAATACTTTTCCGTCTGTCTGTGTAGCACAAGTTCACCAAAAACCCTTAAAAAGCTACCAGAAACCAAAATGACAAGTTACCTGCTAACAAGTACATGCTGTGTATTTCAGGTGAGCCCTGGTGGAACCCTGAGAAGATGGACACTAATACCTGCTGTTACCTGCATCTCCTGTGTCGTCTGTTTGATGTGGTGATATCAGGGGCCAGTCAAGGGCCGCTGACCCCTCGCTTCAGGAGCCTAATGCAGCCCATCCTACAGGTGCTGTTATCTTTTCATTACTGGAAGTATTCAGTGTTTTACTGTCCAAGTTTTAGTACAGTTACCGATACATATTAAAGTCACCATAAAACAGAAGCAGCGATTGTCTTTTCTGTACTGGGACGTATAtctgagtgaaacggcttctgaaatgaggaaaaatgtagggcgggaccagtgttgggtgtactAGTTacgaagtaattagttactgtaatttaattacttttcccttgaaaaagtaaagtaagggattactcttattttttctgtaatttaattacagttacttctgatgtaattaaactaaatactgtgtgtaatatatgtgtgtgcaatagtggaattgacatcaaaattcagagtctaactttaaaatctgttctttaatgtataattctcacatttgatattttttggtcagttaataagagtactttatgtagtttaatattattaatttgaatgaattaaaagagccctttcatgcctatccttgaatcacttaactcatcaaggttgatataggatatagaaagtaattagtaataagtaattaaatactttttggagagagtaatttgtacagtaatctaaatactctattgaatatgtaattagtaactagtaattaattactttttcagagtaacttacccaacactgggcgggactagggatgggcgatatggccctaaaactcgaTCACGGTATtttctggtatttgttgcggTAACGGTATAAATGACGATATAACTATAATACCATCCGTCGCTGTTTTTGCTACaggtgatagtagctgcatgtagtatACAGCCTCAGAAACACAGACAttcatcaaaaagtaaaacgtaCCCCAAAACGAAACGACTCTCAcagaaacatatactgtatctgtctatgactcgtgctacagaaagagagcagaaaaaagaaatctaattaaataatcgaCGCTGtcatacgctcataaacgtgtTTAAAATAACGTCATACAAACTGGCATTATGTACTGGATGTAAATAGGCAACAGTGTGGTGCGTGCCATGAAAGCACATGttggcgcgagctgcgcacgggacgctccgttcatgcATCCTCCTCCATAACAGGCGAGAAATTATATTAAACAACTTGTGCAATGCGCGCGGGCGCAAAACATCTAACAATGTTTATAATAAAGACTTTCaaccaaactaaatgttgttgaCTATCAAAAAAATACTTCACAAACGAATGAAATAAAAGGAAAGCGAAACTTAACATtgactcggatgcatctacagtgccatccTTCACGAGAGTTAGAGCtcctcttttagtgcaaactctttctcagcttcacgtccgtgATTAAATATTATGagggaatacattttttttttcaagtgcaCAGGTAAGTCACTACAATATTCCATGAAAACAAAAGATttttcaattttgatttcatgctgTCTTTAATATTACGGGTTGTAACGATACGCTCGGCTCATATTCAATACAATACACAATACTGGGTTCACAATTACAACATCACAAACTCGAATAAAagatttatttccaaaacatgAACCATTTTCAAGAACTGTGTAACAACCTGTTATAGAATTGACAACATTCCTGGTTTATTTGAACCTTCTAtatgaaaattaataaaaattgcaatttacatttaatgtaaattttAAATTATGGAAACGAACATGAACAATAGAATTAAAcacatgtcatacctaaaacaatatgtatattatataatacaaatgaatattataaattaaatataaaataaattgctaCATAATCAGACCTGAAATGAACTTCGGGGCAGGCGTGTGCGTCCAATGAAAACGTCTATTGTTACATACCGTAATTAATGTGGTTTATTTCAATTTCGTTAAAGTTATGCGTTGGATGCCACTTTTACAATTGTAAGGTTTCTGAGAGTGCAGGCAAAGGTGTCTTCATAAAATTTTTCACTGTGTTTCATCAAAAACAACAATGTTGGCTACATGCTCATTTATGTCTGGCTTTTGGTTTTGCAGGTGCACCTGAACGAGCCCTTGACTCTGTTTAAGTTTCTCGCTCTCCTGTGGGGTTACAACAGTAATTTAGGTGACCAGCTGGACTGTCGAGTCAGTGCCATACTGCAAACTCAGGCTCTTTATGTGGGAAAGGCTTTGCTTTGCAAGCAGCCAATGAAAACCCTCAATGTACTGGCATCAGGTGCCTCACCAGGTGCGTCACTCTCTTACATAAATGTGTTCGATATGGTTTTCAAGCAAGAGGACGGATGATAACTGCCGATGGATTTCTTCCTGCAGTGGTGCCGTCTCTGCTGGTGTGTTTGCGATCGGGCGTGTGTGAGGTTCGGAAGGCTTCCATCGCTGTGCTTCACTCTTTCAGGGGGGTCGTATCGTCACCTTACCATCCGCTGGTGGAGCATCTCCTCAAATCATCTGAGGAGATCATCGCTGACCCCTCGTACCTCAGCCAGGTCAGTCACAGCCGCTTTGAGTTGAGTTGATCATTTGGGTTCCATGTGTTTTTGGCGAAGAATGAACACTTCTGCCGCTCCTGCAGGCACTGTCCATGGTTTACGAGGAGGCGATGTTGTTGAAAGGCAAGAGTAAAAAGCTGGCCTCTATCGATCAGCTCCTGCAGTGCGTGCAGTTACCCTGTTGCCCCTTATACACCTCCAaaactctgctgcgggccattCAGGACATCCACGGAGAGGTACGGCAACGACCTTTTCTCATACCTCTTTCAGCGATGGATGCGTATGCGTACGAACGCATCTTTTCCTCTTTACCCAGCATGTTTTGGATGCTCTTCTGCCGGCTGTGGAGCGTCTTCTCGAGCAGTGTGCTCCAGACACATGCACCTTCCTGCCAGATGAGGCTCTCGTCCTGCAGCTGCTGCTGAGCAAATTCAACGAGAAGTCTGCACCTTTACTGGCCAAAGAGCCCCGGTGCCTGGACATCTTCCTCCGGGCTACTGGCACGTCGGCCAAGCCGTACCCCACTATGCCTAGTTTCCAGATCATTGCCCTGGAGCAGGTTGGTGGACAAATAATAACTTTCATTGCAGATATCTTTGACAGACCCTTCTGGCGTTACCTCAAATGAACATTGTTTCATTAAGTAACTTTAGACACCTCggttcagtttttcttttacatTCGACATTGaacatatatattaatattagggctgtcaagcgattaatcgcgattaatcgcatccagaataaaagtttgtgtttacataatatatgtctgtgtactgtgcataatcattttgtagttattaacacatacacatccatgcatataatccaagaaaaatctaaatattaataaacatttatatataatttcaattattggtaaatataaataaatacatgtaaatatttcctaaatatgtatacttgtgtatgtgtttgtatttataaatacaaaattaatatgcacagtacacagatatatattatgtaaacacaaacttttattctggatgcgattaatcgcgattaatcgtttgacagccctaattaataTCTAAACCAAAAGTAGcattaaaaaggtcaaataacGTAAGGTGATGTTTCCTTAGATCACCAAGCCATTCTTCGCCGCACTTGGAGATGAAAAGATTCAGCAGAGAATTCTTGCCGTTCTTTTTGACTTGCTGGTGGGGAACAAGAACTCTGCCTGTACCCAAGCCGTCAACAGCGTCTTCAAAGTGGTACGGATATTATTCATATTGTTGTGGCTTCACGGATTACATTTACAGTTATCCCTTTAATTCTCTGGCCCACCAATGATAAACATCTGTATTTGTGTCTGTAATGAACGTTTTAAAGCGTCTGTGGTTGTAGATCGCAGTGGATGCAGAGTTAGTGGCCAATGAGCTGATGCCTGCAGAGAAACACCGAGTCGCAGCGAGCGTTCAGCAAGCACGCCGCAGTAAATTGCAGAGGTGAGGGGTGGCCCTTTTTGCGCCAGGCTTCAATACAGGAAGATTAAACTGCGTCCGTTTTCCTGCAGAAAAACACAAGACGCGTCTACGGCAGGACCAGAGGAGGCTGTGGTCTCGTGGCCGAGAGTCACCCTGATTTTAGAGCTGCTGCAGCACAAAAAGAAGCTGAAGAGAGCTCAGTGTCTCGTGCCGGCTCTCTTTCACCTGCTCTCCAGGTGCGTAACGAACATCTGTTCACCGGCTCGACACCTGCGCACACTTTCATTACAAGTCTATTGGAGTGAACTCCTGGTTAGTTTAGGTGGGTTGTGAAAGTTTTGGTTCAGGATCAGGTTTTACAAAATCGTTCCTGTCTGAATATAGATCACACAGACATGTTTCCCAGAAAAAGAACACATTGATTTCATGTACCTTAACTACACTTTAAGTTGCATCGAGTGAAGGCATCTGTCAAATGACGCATGAATGAAAGTTAAGTtgttgtgaaatgtgttttgcaGATGTCTGGAGCGTGCCGCAGCTGAGCAGGAGAATATGGAGTACACCAAACAGCTCATCCTCATCTGCCTGCTCAACATCTGTCACAAACTCTCTCCAGATGGAGGAGCTGTCAGCAAAGGTACGAGAAAGTGCCTCGGCGCGCTTCAAAGACCTCTAAACGTGGTCTGACACACTATGTGACAATTTGCACAGTAATACGAATGCGTGGTTTTACCGCACTCTATGACGTAGGAGCCTTGCAGTACACGTTCTTTTAAAGACCCTCAGATACAACGACCTCTTGAACTGtgcatgctttttgtttttaacgGATAGATTTTCTCTGCTGTTgaggtttgtttttatgttctgtGATTAGATGTGCTGGAGGAGGACAAGTTTAACGTGGAGCTGGTGGTGCAGTGTGTCCGAATGTCAGACGTtccccaaactcaccatcaCTCCCTGCTGCTGCTCGGAGCTTTAGCTGGAATCTTTCCTGTACGTACATTCACAGAGAcattcacagacacggtttttGAGAACGGCATTAACCATCTTGTTCGCTCATTTCAGGAGAAAGTTCTTCACAACATCATGCCCATCTTCACTTTCATGGGCGCCAACATCATGCGACTGGACGATGCTTACAGTTTCCAGGTCATCAATAAGACTGTACAGGCGGTCATCCCTGCTCTTATAAAGGTCTGTGACAAATCATCTGAAACCCTTAACCCAGACTAGAGTGATCAACTGAACTTGCCCTGTAGTGCTTGTGCCATGTATGATACGTTTGTACAGAACAACCTACATGCGCTTGATTCTCTCACAGGCCCATAAGGATGGCGGTGTCCAGTCTGACGCCAACATGGAGATGGTGGTGACGCGTATTATGCACGTGTTCGTTGATGCTCTCCCGCATGTGCCCGAGCACAGGCGCTTACCCATCCTCAGTCAGCTGCTGGGCACGCTGGGCCCGTCTCACTTCCTCTGGGTCCTGATGCTGCTCATGTTCAAGCAACACGTCACGCAGACGTCCGTCAACGCCGCCGGGCCTGAAAAGGtttcatttgttgttttatggATATTTCCTGTGTGTTTAGTTATTAGAGGCAtggagtgcgtttacatgcacagtcttactccgattatgcttaataagctgatcATTTGTAAGTCATGGAAACGcggttttcttttatcggggaaagctcataaacggcgtaagcaaaaCCCGCTCGGCAGGGGTCGTTTTTTGCCCATTCCTCAGATTTCGCGCTGtatgtaaacgcctttaccggctttctctcagttttgtgcgcatgtctgacagcgctatagtaaaagtcccaaacggaagttATAGTTATATAGGACACGAGAGGAGatctaaaaatacagcttctgaccgtttTCCCGCTGCGTTTTTAATgactaaacagactatcgacgACGACGTCACTGCGCGCgagaaacccggcaagtctcaaacttccatgtaaacgcgtGGTTTATTACcgtgcatgtaaacacgtgaaaacaggtttcttttgaagcagatttttgatagatatccgtttatttcgtgcatgtaaacgcactcattgaTGGGATGTTGTGTGTTCAGGAGTCTGTTGTGGAGAGAGATCAGGACTTCTGGATCTCAGTGTGCTGCGAGTTTGAAGTGAAGGAGCAGCTCGCCTCCCTCATCCGGGTGCTGCAGTACCTCATGACTCTACCGCAGGACAGCGAGGAAGGTGAGAGAGCAAGTTCAGCAGTATCCTCAACCTCCTTTAGTTTTACATCTGCGGCAAATATACAGAagatttttaatatattaacgATAATCGGTAtgtttttaaatctgtttttttttgcactGCATGGTGGGAACAGTCGAACGAAGCttgtgtccgatttctcttagtcgttgttgatgttcaaatcaccaaaacagacacagccctacccccatctgtcgctttcgttaatgtccgtcctgtgcaccttactgctgattggctacaaggttgttttggtactcggcccgatttgtctaaacaagcgtaattcggaaatcgctGATCCCGCCTTTAAGTTGAGGTTGTACATTATTAGTAAAgttcagtttgattgatattaattgattAACATTCAAATGGTTGATCAATTAATCATTAATACAAAAAATGCTTGGGAGAACGCCAAACATCAACTAGCAACTGCAGTTTTGCTCTCTCTTCCGTCAGTTCTCATGGTTACTGAAAGCATTTGTGTTTAAGAGTTTAATAATCATAAGCTTTAATCGGTTAGATTAACGattaagcatttttttaatCGCAGTCACAAATATGATTGGTTTAGACATTGATTCATTTAGAGTGAATCAGTTATTTAGAATATTCCACTTGAATGAATTGTATGTTattgtatattgttttgttctgttgaacacaaaatgagatattttgaagaatgcacctttgactgccatttaatttttcctactatggtagtcaatgatgcccaaGTACTGAAAAAAGTCGCTGacgttcttctaaatatcttcctttgtgttcagcataacaaagtcattttttaaacatgtttggaaacacttgagggtgagtaaacaatgacatgttttcacttctcTTCACAGATTCTGAGAAAAAGCATACTCGAGGAAGAAGTGCAGTGAAGAAGGAAGAGACCGTCTCCGAACTGATTTTCAACGTTCAAGCTCATAGTGGCAAAGAACTCCGtcattttaaattcctctccGTCTCTTTCATGGCTCATCTCCTGGCCTCTGACAAATTTGTTGGAAAGGTAGCTTCATTGATACTGGACCGCagttcatttaaagggatatttcagccaaaatttccccatgttttactctaaataccctcaaggcatcctattTGTATATGACTTTGGTGTCCTGGCTCGTCCAAGctttagaatgggagtgaattgTGGATGAGATTTCCAAggtccaaaaagtgcatccatcgatcaaaaaaCTGCTCCACGGGGTTACGAACGAACGCATGGATTCGTGTCAGAAGGCCTTTATTAACCCCATGGAGCAGttttttgatcgatggatgcactttttggagcttggAAATCTCATCCAcaattcactcccattctaaagCTTGGACGAGCCAGGATACATGGTATCgcaactccgactgcattattctgaaAGAAGAAAGTCGTATGCAAATAGGATGCAATGGGggcgagtaaaacatggggctgaaatatccctttaatgttgatTCATGATGACTTTGGAATAAGAAATGTAATCGTTTGACAGGTCGCGGACTGTGAGGACATTAAAGACGTCGCCTTACAGAATCTTCAGCAGCGGTGAGGATAAGCGTGACAGTGTTTAACTGGTTTGTGGTGAATTGATTTGCTGATTGTGTGTTTTGAGCAGTCTGCTGGAGGAGGTTCTGCGCTATATCCATACAGTTGCACGATGTGTGGAGGATAACTCGGACAAACCCACGGCGAAGTTCTGGAGAGCTCTGCTCAGCAAGTCCTATGACACCCTGGACAAGGTACTGTAGATCTGCATTGAGCCGATGCGTTGAACAACAGCGTTATTGTCGCAGTATCATGTCTAAGCAAGTGacatttcttgttttacatGGTTTGGGCTAAAACAGATTTGAACGGAAGACATGTTTAGGCTCTTT
This genomic window from Triplophysa rosa linkage group LG18, Trosa_1v2, whole genome shotgun sequence contains:
- the heatr1 gene encoding HEAT repeat-containing protein 1; translated protein: MTSLAHQLKRLALPQNDPNLLSRREVASVLFDPKDAASMDRSTFHALGCTGLEEMTGIDPAFCEFHETLFSQASLTLERSVQSKEVNKKLDKSVSLFLTRLSPYFLLKPALKCIEWLVHRFHIHLYNQDSLIACVLPYHETKVFVRVIQLLKIDDPTHKWHWLHGIQKPGVPLARGTLLTHCYKDLGFMDFICSMVTRSVKAYSEFFHDGNCPQLRVIFSFYASTIVPALDAVEKITDPIIAKLLPHIQLGLKSELLDYRAATYMNVCQLAVKVVMEAQLVDSLTVQLSRSLGQTPQLAKEGLSCIIILLQNQKEGVVGLKPFGYLCAVPTLVSTLQSISAVHDISPLLRYLLPHLIQTVMTQDGEQQNEDSSYIVDHHGLLESVVQNLYLNSHLENTVAKLLLEEYVSRGDMPSDKISALNQRMQSTVRLFESRYPCEMDVVLENQVKSVSCDHEKHLLHQFISLSVSCGKYQILEESDTSLMLSLNHPLPSVRNMAVNYLKEIFTSQHNGFDEVFLKDSLLERIKDDVPEVVMSAITALELHLGFVDSEETSSGLIALLHRTKPSADWCLVLKEAVRVLDDPRVVEGRPDLKAQVTWDLLPFLVVMGAEPECLELQLASCVAGTTLISQHPLTKGWAKVLKEVQAKTPPSDMMEMANQMLTTTLIKNLADMDHTTRRNTLENVCKVVGRQGSSVRERAAFVVLCFTLLQSLESMTESQHLHTAQSVYKLLEPSLLHISTIQEVSDVGSGVCVPVCVGLGKFLQKSNSGLSAEREHSLLLLSLLRLFITALKCPKSTFKGEPWWNPEKMDTNTCCYLHLLCRLFDVVISGASQGPLTPRFRSLMQPILQVHLNEPLTLFKFLALLWGYNSNLGDQLDCRVSAILQTQALYVGKALLCKQPMKTLNVLASGASPVVPSLLVCLRSGVCEVRKASIAVLHSFRGVVSSPYHPLVEHLLKSSEEIIADPSYLSQALSMVYEEAMLLKGKSKKLASIDQLLQCVQLPCCPLYTSKTLLRAIQDIHGEHVLDALLPAVERLLEQCAPDTCTFLPDEALVLQLLLSKFNEKSAPLLAKEPRCLDIFLRATGTSAKPYPTMPSFQIIALEQITKPFFAALGDEKIQQRILAVLFDLLVGNKNSACTQAVNSVFKVIAVDAELVANELMPAEKHRVAASVQQARRSKLQRKTQDASTAGPEEAVVSWPRVTLILELLQHKKKLKRAQCLVPALFHLLSRCLERAAAEQENMEYTKQLILICLLNICHKLSPDGGAVSKDVLEEDKFNVELVVQCVRMSDVPQTHHHSLLLLGALAGIFPEKVLHNIMPIFTFMGANIMRLDDAYSFQVINKTVQAVIPALIKAHKDGGVQSDANMEMVVTRIMHVFVDALPHVPEHRRLPILSQLLGTLGPSHFLWVLMLLMFKQHVTQTSVNAAGPEKESVVERDQDFWISVCCEFEVKEQLASLIRVLQYLMTLPQDSEEDSEKKHTRGRSAVKKEETVSELIFNVQAHSGKELRHFKFLSVSFMAHLLASDKFVGKVADCEDIKDVALQNLQQRLLEEVLRYIHTVARCVEDNSDKPTAKFWRALLSKSYDTLDKVNALLPMDTFITVMRGLMGNQLASVRRKAMELLNNKLQQRTQWQDEQITVLLELIGDLLHIVGHGQVMAREEEEQAINRQTALYSLKLLCRSFGSNHQELFVPVLNKAVELVANKDEEKNVMGSALLCVAEAVGTLKAHAIPQLHRLMPAVLSTLKKRKDLLTNEVYLLSAVTALQRVSETLPHFISPYLQDTISQTTRLTLLAVRLTSCPQLTVRLASLSNTLATKVPSRVLIPTITKCYCGMVDKHQNCLSPLMNILKEHIAQMDKDQLNNHQSELTSFFLSALDFRAQHCQGDLKKAGEIEGSVIDCLLGMVMKLSEVTFRPLFFKLFDWSKLDGASKDRLLTFYRLADRIADKLKGLFVLFAGQLVKPFSDLLRQLNTAHTDEAFFDSDDEDNATKSSLLLQYMLDCLHKIFLYDTQRFLSKERADALLSPLVDQLENMLGGEEVYKIHITKHLVPCIGQFAVAMGDDSQWKVLNYQILLKTRHGSPKVRFSALVMLLELARKLKENYMVLLPETIPFLAELMEDECEEVEHQVQKVIQEMETVLGEPLQSYF